A part of Palaemon carinicauda isolate YSFRI2023 chromosome 8, ASM3689809v2, whole genome shotgun sequence genomic DNA contains:
- the LOC137645005 gene encoding uncharacterized protein, which translates to MTVANPQLNFNGPSSSSGPGYSYNGPNLNTASSNFNRVVANRNPVGSLADSVPGGGVPGQDYPILASVPDTGFTCSSQQLPGYYADTAPQAGCQVFHICQFDGRQDSFLCPNGTIFNQQYFVCDWWFNVDCAATQQFISLNADIGKVSSGSFVGSASNLSPSVAYGTPREVATPSKNYGVPA; encoded by the exons ATGACCGTTGCAAATCCTCAACTGAATTTCAACGGTCCCTCATCGTCATCTGGTCCTGGCTATTCCTACAACGGCCCTAACCTCAACACCGCTTCCTCCAACTTCAACAGAGTCGTGGCAAACAGGAACCCCGTAGGTTCTCTGGCAGACAGCGTCCCGGGCGGTGGAGTCCCAGGTCAGGATTATCCAATCTTGGCTTCGGTGCCAGACACCGGCTTCACTTGCTCCAGTCAACAACTGCCAGGTTACTACGCTGACACTGCACCTCAGGCAggctgccaggtcttccacatctgccagTTCGATGGGCGACAGGActccttcctctgccccaacggCACCATCTTCAACCAGCAGTACTTCGTCTGCGACTGGTGGTTCAACGTCGACTGTGCAGCCACTCAGCAATTTATTAGTCTCAATGCTGACATAGGAAAAGTTTCATCCGGTAGTTTTGTAGGATCTGCCTCTAACCTCTCCCCCTCTGTCGCTTATGGTACCCCTCGGG AAGTCGCTACACCTTCCAAGAACTATGGCGTTCCTGCATAA